From the Balearica regulorum gibbericeps isolate bBalReg1 chromosome 11, bBalReg1.pri, whole genome shotgun sequence genome, the window ATCTTCTTGCCCCCATGTCCTAACGGGGAGTTAGATGCACTTTACAACTCTAGCAACAAGAACAATTTGTCACTGCAATAAACTACCGGGGCAGAGCCTTTTGGTGTCTTCAGATGGAGCCTGGATGCCTTGGTGGAGGAGAGGGCTTGCCTAaacacaggctgcagggtgctgcGCAGAAGGGCGACTGGGCGAATTCGAACAGCTCCAGCCCAGATGATGCGCTGGGATCCCAGGACACCTCTTCCTGAGCGTTCGGGATGGCTGGGACCGCAcggagctggcagagcagagcaccTCCAGCAGTGGAtggggaggcagggctggcccAGCTGCCTGGCGGGGCGGTCTCATCTCTTCCACCaaagtgctgctgcagaaggctAGCACTCGGCGTTTTGTGTGGCACATGGTCACAGGCCGTGAGACCCGTTTTCAGGGAGTAAGGATGCAGTCGCCACTGCAGCCACGCAGGGACCGGTCCGTACACGCAGTCAGCACTGATGGCAtgcaggggctgcagccagccagcggaggaggagaagggagcgGCAGGGGGCTGTGAAGCAAGGCACTATTTCTGAAAGGCGGGGAATAGCGATGCCATAAACCCCCTCCAGTCCCTTCCTTGGCCAGGGTTTGGTTATGTCAGGACTGCGGAGGTGGAGGGCTCGGCCAGGGGCAGGGCTGCCGGTGCACCCCGCAGCGGGGTTAGGTCATCTTCCTGGCGACGCTGGCATAGGTGTGCTCTATCTCCTCATCCGCAGGACACGTGTGGCTGAACTCATCGCAGGCGTAGGCGTTGTCGAGGTAGCGCCAGACACCCGTCATGTCCCGTGGGATTTCGAAGTCGCGGTACTTTTTGGCTGCGATCtagagaggagaggaggaggaagctgagACTTTCGCTCTCTGGCTTGCGAGGGGGACACATCCCTGTTGGCATCATCCCGCCCTGTCACCCTCTTGGAGTGGGTGCCCCCATCTTGGCCCTGGGAGCTGGTGCCATTACCTTGATGATGTGCAGTTTGGGCAGGAGGTTGCAGTCAGCCAACGTCAAGCGGTCTCCGTCAAGGAATTTCCTCTTGGAGACGGTGATGTCCTCCACGCTGTCCTGGTCAATCTCCTCAGGAAGAGGGGTGTTTAGGTAGACATCCAGCCGGTGAAACTCCCGCAGCAGAGCCTTCTCGAAATCTGGGTAGGCGGGGAAACAAGTGCCGTTAGCCCAGCGCCCCGGGCCCGCAGCACAGCCCGGGGCTGTGCCAGGGTGGCTGAGCATCTCCCAGGCTTTGCATACAGGGACAAAGTCCTCAGGGCCACACCGGTGGTACACAGCATTGGACCCTGGCCAGAGTCTCTGCTCCCAGGGGATCCCAACACCCTCACCCCATGCTCCCCCACAGGACCCACTCTCACCCACTCTCCCCAGCGCCTGTACACGGGTCCATTAGACCCGTGGAGCACACACAGGACTGCCTTCACCCTTCCTGCCCATTCCTCCACTTGCCAAGGAGGCTTTGGTGGGGAACACAGCAGGAACCCCAACCTGGTGGCAGGATTTGTCTGCAGACAAAAGCGTCTTTCCATCCCGCCCAGCGTGGCaaatcacagccctgcagcccccatcCACATTTCTTACTGATATTTGCTTCCTTGCGCGGGTTTTTGATGTACGCTGAGAACTTGGCAAAGATGTCACTCCCCACGTCGAAGGACTCCTTGTACTTGGGGTTCAGGCACGGATACCTTTAAAGAGACAGTGTCAGTGCAGGCAAGGATGGAGGCAGAGATTCAGCTGTGTGGTCCTCAGCTGTGTTATCTCCTGGGTCATGGTGTCCAGACTGGTACTGGAGGATGCAGGTGATATTCAGCCGGTTGTGGGAGAACAGTGATGTTTTAAATTCCTGCAGCTGCCACCCTGGGAGCTGTATTATCTTGGATGCTTGCTAGGGGGAAAATCACGGGGCAGAAACTCCACGTTTTGGGGAtgctggtggcagcagggccctgcctgcaggcagctctggccCGGCCCAGAGGTACGGGAGGGGTCTGGGAAAGCCAGAAGCTCCCAAGGCTTCCTCAGGAGCAGTCTCTTGTTTGCTGATGCATCCCAGGGTGCACCGCAAGGGCAGACACGTCTGAGGAGGCAGATGACGAATGCATTTGAAGCTTCCTCTTTCGCACTTGGCGGGAGGGCTTGCAGTCGCGCAGGGCACGGGGCAGGCTGCCTTGGCAGGCTGCGGGCAGTGCCCTGCCTGAGCTCATGGGGGCCGCACCCCTACAGCAGCCCTTTGGGCCAGCTCCACTGCTGCCTTCAAGCGAGGGCATTTGCTTCTGCTCAGCTGAGCACACTGGGTACAAATGGCAAAGGGGGTCTCACGTTCCCCCTTTGCCTCAACACCAACCACCACAGCCAGCTGCAAAACCACCAGCTCCCGGGGTCCACCAGCGCCTGCAGGGACCTCCCCGcactctccctcttccccccagccctgtcTGCACCAAGGGACCAACGCGGTTCCTCCCATTGTTTTCCATCCTAGCCCATCCCCGTCCCCTCGCAGCCCa encodes:
- the LOC104642228 gene encoding chloride intracellular channel protein 2, which encodes MESQQHNATKEPMIELFVKAGLDGENIGNCPFCQRLFMVLWLKGVKFNVTTVDMTRKPEELKDLAPGINPPFLLFNKELKTDFMKIEEFLEQALGPPMYPCLNPKYKESFDVGSDIFAKFSAYIKNPRKEANINFEKALLREFHRLDVYLNTPLPEEIDQDSVEDITVSKRKFLDGDRLTLADCNLLPKLHIIKIAAKKYRDFEIPRDMTGVWRYLDNAYACDEFSHTCPADEEIEHTYASVARKMT